From the Candidatus Izemoplasmatales bacterium genome, the window TTCCCATACATCCCTCGAACGCGAACCTCTACATGACCGTCCTCCGCGGAACGCTCTCGCTCGGTCTGAACGACCAGGAGGTCTGCCTCTATGTCTCGGGAGACGTAGTCAACGTGCCGATGGGAACGACCATGAATGTCCAAAACGAGCACGACGACATCCTCGAGCTGATCGTCC encodes:
- a CDS encoding cupin domain-containing protein, which translates into the protein MIQTVFHMTKTNEKTIEKVILDRHVHYLHMVFPKNEGLPIHPSNANLYMTVLRGTLSLGLNDQEVCLYVSGDVVNVPMGTTMNVQNEHDDILELIVLKSPAPGSPCV